A region from the Hyalangium gracile genome encodes:
- the yddG gene encoding aromatic amino acid exporter YddG yields MASAPSAAASTSRATAIGAVAILLWASLALLATWTGSIPPFEIVAITFGIAFVLSLGKWLLLREGIAGHLRQRPGVWLIGVGGLFGYHFFYFMALKTAPPVEANLINYLWPLCIVLFSALLPGERLRWWHTAGAVLGLCGSLLLVTGGGSLAFRVEYAVGYASAFACAVTWGAYSVLSRRLGSVPTDTVGGFCGATAVLAALCHLAFERTVVPSPTEWGILLLMGAGPVGLAFFVWDVGMKRGNIKALGGLSYATPLLSTLLLILAGRARPSFELAVACLFIVGGAALASRDLWARKALAAS; encoded by the coding sequence ATGGCCTCTGCTCCTTCCGCCGCTGCTTCCACCTCCCGCGCCACGGCGATCGGCGCGGTGGCCATCCTCCTCTGGGCCAGCCTGGCGCTCCTGGCGACCTGGACGGGGAGCATTCCTCCCTTCGAGATTGTCGCCATCACCTTCGGCATCGCCTTCGTGCTGTCGCTGGGCAAGTGGCTGCTGCTGCGCGAGGGCATCGCCGGGCACCTGCGCCAGCGGCCGGGGGTGTGGCTGATCGGCGTGGGCGGGCTGTTCGGCTACCACTTCTTCTACTTCATGGCGCTGAAGACGGCGCCGCCGGTGGAGGCCAACCTCATCAACTACCTGTGGCCGCTGTGCATCGTGCTCTTCTCGGCGCTGCTGCCCGGGGAGCGGCTGCGGTGGTGGCACACGGCGGGGGCGGTGCTGGGGCTGTGTGGCTCGCTGCTGCTGGTGACGGGGGGCGGGAGCCTGGCCTTCCGCGTCGAGTATGCGGTGGGCTATGCCTCCGCGTTCGCCTGTGCCGTGACGTGGGGGGCGTACTCGGTGCTCTCGCGGCGCCTGGGCTCTGTGCCCACGGACACGGTGGGTGGCTTCTGCGGCGCCACGGCGGTGCTCGCCGCGCTCTGCCACCTGGCGTTCGAGCGCACCGTCGTGCCGAGCCCGACGGAGTGGGGCATCCTGCTGCTCATGGGCGCGGGGCCGGTGGGGCTCGCCTTCTTCGTCTGGGACGTGGGCATGAAGCGCGGGAACATCAAGGCGCTGGGAGGGCTCTCCTACGCCACGCCGCTGCTGTCCACGCTGCTGCTCATCCTGGCGGGGCGAGCGCGCCCGAGCTTCGAGCTGGCGGTGGCCTGTCTGTTCATCGTGGGCGGAGCGGCGCTCGCCTCGAGGGACCTGTGGGCGCGCAAGGCGCTCGCGGCTTCGTGA
- a CDS encoding GNAT family N-acetyltransferase → MANILHHATEPPGPCSYLADRQASLEQKVMTEVTAEEFDEMLVRGWRRFGPSYFRPACQTCAECEPLRIPTATFRPNRSQRRARAACARLRVEVRAPRVDAERLALYHAWHAWREEAREWAASDLSPRDYFLQFAFPHPCAREVAWYDDAVGGRPRLVAVGLCDETPRAWSAAYFFFHPDYAHCSPGTANVVKQVELARERGIPHVYLGFRVRQCASLRYKGTFRPHELLQGRPAADEPPRWVPASEAEGPAPEGFGQE, encoded by the coding sequence ATGGCGAACATCCTCCACCACGCGACGGAGCCCCCCGGCCCGTGCAGCTACCTGGCTGATCGGCAGGCCTCGCTGGAGCAGAAGGTGATGACGGAGGTGACGGCCGAGGAGTTCGACGAGATGCTGGTGCGGGGGTGGCGGCGCTTCGGGCCCTCGTACTTCCGGCCGGCCTGCCAGACGTGCGCCGAGTGCGAGCCCCTGCGCATCCCCACGGCGACGTTCCGGCCCAACCGGAGCCAGCGGCGGGCGCGGGCGGCATGTGCCCGGCTGCGGGTGGAGGTGAGGGCGCCTCGGGTGGATGCGGAGCGGCTGGCGCTGTACCACGCGTGGCATGCGTGGCGGGAGGAGGCGCGGGAGTGGGCGGCCTCGGATTTGAGTCCGCGCGACTACTTCCTGCAGTTCGCCTTCCCGCACCCATGCGCGCGCGAGGTGGCGTGGTACGACGACGCGGTGGGGGGGCGGCCCCGGCTGGTGGCGGTGGGGCTGTGCGACGAGACGCCCCGGGCGTGGAGCGCGGCGTACTTCTTCTTCCACCCGGACTACGCGCACTGCTCGCCGGGCACGGCGAACGTGGTGAAGCAGGTGGAGCTGGCGCGCGAGCGGGGCATCCCCCACGTGTACCTGGGCTTCCGCGTCCGCCAGTGCGCCTCGCTGCGATACAAGGGGACGTTCCGGCCGCACGAGCTGCTCCAGGGGCGCCCGGCCGCGGACGAGCCGCCGCGCTGGGTGCCGGCCTCGGAGGCCGAGGGCCCTGCTCCCGAGGGCTTCGGGCAGGAGTGA
- a CDS encoding DNA/RNA non-specific endonuclease: protein MQIRAKSAPGELIPTLTVGTTVPTTGGSWNRSTAREVPISELQRKFGWAEGSWQADLLKAADAASSTASRKGNGSVSAAEVAGYLQKPDDARFLTSTALQQERSALEQRLTGGARSVAVDGFDSDWQDAVALRADRISGDGNGKLSRAELDTYFRDVKGGKVEEARWVPDQQMAMFQSKVAESAGELDPLRPAGADGGVSLLKEYMRLSVDAEKNVPRFVSYMLSAADIQETPVEVNRDHSSFLKDPELGRDGVSASDYDGTKLDRGHMKPAEDSPTQEAMDESHLMSNVAPQHPDLNRQAWRTLEEAVNDMVATTGGKAHILTGNLFLDAQGKPLPAEAIDTIGANTRRVALPTHQFKTVLLELPNGNLSMFAYMVPNMKDAPTKKDAITPFLEASRTSVDRIEELLGQDLYAQLPKSVQAKLETDTSARMAFRDASQYESASLLWRREHARPS, encoded by the coding sequence ATGCAGATCCGCGCGAAGTCGGCCCCTGGCGAGCTCATCCCGACGCTGACGGTGGGCACGACGGTGCCCACGACGGGAGGGAGCTGGAATCGCTCCACGGCCCGAGAGGTCCCCATCTCCGAGCTGCAGCGGAAGTTCGGCTGGGCGGAGGGCAGCTGGCAGGCGGATCTGCTGAAGGCGGCGGACGCGGCGAGCTCCACGGCCAGCCGGAAGGGCAACGGCAGCGTGTCGGCGGCGGAGGTGGCGGGCTACCTCCAGAAGCCGGACGACGCGCGCTTCCTCACCTCCACGGCTCTGCAGCAGGAGCGCTCGGCGCTCGAGCAGCGCCTGACGGGCGGCGCGCGCTCGGTGGCGGTGGATGGGTTCGACAGTGACTGGCAGGACGCGGTGGCGCTGCGCGCGGACCGGATCAGCGGAGATGGGAACGGGAAGCTGTCGCGAGCCGAGCTGGACACGTACTTCCGGGACGTGAAGGGCGGGAAGGTGGAGGAGGCCCGCTGGGTGCCGGATCAGCAGATGGCGATGTTCCAGAGCAAGGTGGCCGAGAGCGCGGGCGAGCTGGATCCGCTGCGGCCGGCCGGCGCGGACGGTGGGGTGTCGCTCCTGAAGGAGTACATGCGGCTGTCGGTGGACGCGGAGAAGAACGTGCCGCGCTTCGTGAGCTACATGCTGTCGGCGGCGGACATCCAGGAGACGCCCGTCGAGGTGAACCGGGACCACAGCAGCTTCCTGAAGGATCCGGAGCTGGGGCGGGACGGGGTGTCGGCGTCGGACTACGACGGGACGAAGCTGGACCGGGGGCACATGAAGCCGGCGGAGGACTCGCCCACGCAGGAGGCGATGGACGAGAGCCACCTGATGAGCAACGTGGCGCCGCAGCACCCGGACCTGAACCGCCAGGCGTGGCGCACGCTGGAGGAGGCGGTGAATGACATGGTGGCCACCACCGGCGGCAAGGCGCACATCCTGACGGGCAACCTGTTCCTGGATGCGCAGGGCAAGCCGCTGCCGGCGGAGGCCATCGACACCATCGGGGCGAACACGCGGCGCGTCGCGCTGCCCACGCACCAGTTCAAGACGGTGCTGCTGGAGCTGCCCAACGGGAACCTGAGCATGTTCGCGTACATGGTGCCGAACATGAAGGATGCGCCGACGAAGAAGGACGCCATCACCCCGTTCCTGGAGGCGTCGCGCACGTCGGTGGACCGCATCGAGGAGCTGCTGGGGCAGGACCTGTACGCGCAGCTGCCGAAGTCGGTGCAGGCCAAGCTGGAGACGGACACGTCGGCGCGGATGGCGTTCCGGGATGCCAGCCAGTACGAGTCGGCCTCGCTGCTGTGGCGGCGGGAGCACGCGCGCCCTTCGTAG
- a CDS encoding gamma-glutamylcyclotransferase, whose amino-acid sequence MTGTSALPWFAYSLSLAPDVARERLRNMPVLALPDGELAEALEVELVYDAPAPDWGGRVARLVDAPGRRVLGLLRRIPPPGWPLVARLEATLSLAAEERPVRVRTATGAVLSARTFTPPAPGYMPPGPVSVEFLVAHARAAERAALPASYVERLQAEAHLVQTVQRAQAQRPR is encoded by the coding sequence ATGACAGGCACCTCCGCGCTGCCCTGGTTCGCCTACTCGCTCTCGCTGGCGCCGGACGTGGCGCGCGAGCGGCTCCGGAACATGCCGGTGCTGGCGCTGCCGGACGGGGAGCTGGCCGAGGCGCTGGAGGTGGAGCTCGTCTATGACGCGCCGGCGCCGGACTGGGGCGGGCGGGTGGCGCGGCTGGTGGATGCGCCGGGCCGGCGGGTGCTGGGGCTGCTGCGGCGGATACCGCCCCCGGGGTGGCCGCTGGTGGCGCGGCTGGAGGCCACCCTGTCCCTGGCGGCGGAGGAGCGTCCTGTCCGGGTTCGCACGGCCACCGGCGCCGTGCTCTCCGCGAGGACGTTCACCCCGCCAGCCCCCGGGTACATGCCTCCGGGGCCGGTCAGCGTGGAGTTCCTGGTGGCCCACGCCCGGGCCGCCGAGCGCGCCGCCCTGCCGGCCTCCTACGTGGAGCGGCTCCAAGCCGAGGCCCACCTGGTGCAGACCGTCCAGCGGGCCCAGGCCCAGCGGCCCCGCTGA
- a CDS encoding carbohydrate-binding protein, with protein sequence MLVKLLEAKAVPDTSLWGRWNHARFIIAVGNIHFEKEVAIHLDDGREYPARYVEPLNGYYELWECTFPLEQRELCLKFAVRYQVDGQTHWDNNYGWDYVIDRDQPQLLARVFPLAA encoded by the coding sequence ATGCTCGTCAAGCTGCTCGAGGCCAAGGCCGTGCCCGACACCTCCCTCTGGGGACGGTGGAACCATGCCCGCTTCATCATCGCCGTGGGCAACATCCACTTCGAGAAGGAGGTGGCCATCCACCTGGACGATGGCCGCGAGTACCCGGCCCGCTACGTGGAGCCGCTCAACGGCTACTACGAGCTGTGGGAGTGCACCTTCCCCCTCGAGCAGCGCGAGCTGTGCCTCAAGTTCGCCGTCCGCTACCAGGTCGACGGGCAGACGCACTGGGACAACAACTACGGCTGGGACTACGTCATCGATCGCGACCAGCCCCAGCTGCTCGCCCGCGTGTTCCCCCTGGCCGCCTGA
- a CDS encoding serine/threonine-protein kinase: protein MSPSPAADIRIGTILRDTYELTSLLGKGGMGSVFLARHLRLPGKQVAVKVLLHNEDLSPEQFARFRREAEIASQLGHPNIVEVLDFHSLEDGSPYMVMEYLRGESLAQRLRKGRLSLREAFSIARQMGSALQAAHRAGVVHRDLKPANVVLVPTESEGMLIERVKLLDFGISKLMGSQTLQTQEDVLMGTPRYMAPEQAMGRNKDVDARSDIFAFGCIVYEMLCGDSPFAGGTIAEVVYRVVHEQPESLASRVPDLPARAVAAVDKALAKAPKDRFADVATFIAELTGTPLQALAALGPDPTPLRGAIRQGDASVNEEDGTDATFVPSRSGVAAPAPAASPAPAPAAQPEPSVERGSTLAAFRAAEQEAAAAQPAPAPHAPTQTSSRRPTDVELPAAQAAAPAPVAPVPPAQPAARSKTPLIAAVVALVLVAGGLVVMRGMGTPGPVPTPSPSPPVAVTEPTPTPKTEPAPTPKTEPTPPATPVAVEPPPPSTPVASTTPEPKPPPSTPKGKPEVLPDAVRQELETAERALGSGDFEGAIRAAQRAQRVKKTEAATLMIGRAYCHQHDLSNARAQWRNLSAAGKSKLRAYCSKYDVSL from the coding sequence ATGAGCCCCTCCCCCGCCGCTGACATCCGTATCGGCACCATCCTGCGCGATACGTACGAGCTCACCTCCTTGCTGGGAAAGGGGGGCATGGGCTCCGTCTTCCTGGCGCGGCACCTGCGCCTGCCCGGAAAGCAGGTGGCGGTGAAGGTGCTGCTCCACAACGAGGACCTGAGCCCGGAGCAGTTCGCCCGCTTCCGCCGCGAGGCGGAGATCGCCTCCCAGCTGGGCCACCCCAACATCGTCGAGGTGCTGGACTTCCACAGCCTGGAGGATGGCAGCCCCTACATGGTGATGGAGTACCTGCGCGGCGAGAGCCTGGCGCAGCGGCTGCGCAAGGGCCGGCTGTCGCTGCGCGAGGCCTTCTCCATCGCCCGGCAGATGGGCTCGGCGCTGCAGGCCGCCCACCGCGCCGGCGTGGTGCACCGCGACTTGAAGCCCGCCAACGTCGTGCTCGTGCCCACCGAGTCCGAGGGCATGCTCATCGAGCGGGTGAAGCTGCTCGACTTCGGCATCTCCAAGCTGATGGGCTCGCAGACGCTGCAGACCCAGGAGGACGTGCTCATGGGCACGCCCCGGTACATGGCCCCCGAGCAGGCCATGGGCCGCAACAAGGATGTGGACGCCCGCTCGGACATCTTCGCCTTCGGCTGCATCGTCTACGAGATGCTGTGCGGGGACTCACCCTTCGCCGGAGGCACCATCGCCGAGGTGGTGTACCGCGTCGTCCACGAGCAGCCCGAGTCGCTCGCCTCGCGGGTGCCGGACCTGCCCGCCCGCGCCGTGGCGGCGGTGGACAAGGCGCTCGCCAAGGCGCCGAAGGACCGCTTCGCGGATGTGGCCACCTTCATCGCGGAGCTGACCGGCACCCCGCTGCAGGCGCTCGCCGCGCTCGGCCCGGACCCAACGCCCCTGCGCGGCGCCATCCGCCAGGGCGATGCCTCCGTCAACGAGGAGGACGGCACGGACGCCACCTTCGTCCCCTCCCGCTCGGGCGTGGCGGCCCCGGCCCCCGCGGCCTCGCCGGCCCCGGCTCCCGCCGCGCAGCCCGAGCCCAGCGTGGAGCGCGGCTCGACGCTGGCCGCGTTCCGCGCCGCGGAGCAGGAGGCCGCCGCCGCCCAGCCCGCTCCCGCGCCGCACGCTCCCACGCAGACCTCCTCGCGCCGGCCGACGGACGTCGAGCTCCCCGCCGCGCAGGCCGCCGCACCCGCTCCCGTGGCGCCCGTGCCCCCGGCTCAGCCCGCCGCCCGCTCGAAGACGCCGCTGATCGCCGCCGTCGTGGCGCTGGTGCTCGTCGCCGGCGGCCTCGTCGTGATGCGGGGCATGGGCACGCCCGGCCCCGTCCCGACGCCCAGCCCGAGTCCGCCGGTGGCCGTGACGGAGCCCACGCCGACTCCGAAGACCGAGCCCGCGCCGACTCCGAAGACCGAGCCCACGCCGCCCGCCACCCCCGTCGCCGTCGAGCCGCCGCCGCCCTCGACGCCCGTGGCGAGCACCACTCCGGAGCCCAAGCCGCCGCCGTCCACGCCCAAGGGCAAGCCCGAGGTGCTGCCGGACGCGGTGCGCCAGGAGCTGGAGACGGCCGAGCGCGCGCTGGGCTCGGGAGACTTCGAGGGCGCCATCCGCGCCGCCCAGCGCGCGCAGCGCGTCAAGAAGACGGAGGCCGCCACGCTGATGATCGGCCGCGCCTACTGCCACCAGCACGACCTGTCCAACGCGCGGGCCCAGTGGCGCAACCTGTCCGCGGCGGGCAAGAGCAAGCTGCGCGCCTACTGCTCGAAGTACGACGTCAGCCTCTGA
- a CDS encoding Ig-like domain-containing protein: MASLSLPLRWWLQLVVLALGISVVGCGGGDTPTPIFPQKELPDAARSKVEVSRAANVTANGKDSVTITVTVVKEDGSAMADRTVRLEVSGEGNTLTPPSGLTNAQGVMMATLVSSGVGSKRVTASVDDDGGPVTLTARPTIDFVPPVATKLAFGAASLQAIAGAPVGPMLEVILQDADGNRASGNTGAVTLELASAPEGAQLEGTLTVNAVDGVARFTDVVSIKKAGEGYSLRATSGLLTAATSATFAVVPAAPSVLELSGQPLSMPAGGSFSMRVKVKDAFSNLATNYTGTLRFSSTDASAGLPPDTAFTAADAGEKAFTNVSLHRAGSQQLTVTDSANAALTTSATVQVVAGAASRLAFTQQPGNRSVRAALGPVAVAITDGFGNVIAVSSPSITVALTPASGGLGGTTTVAPVDGVATFSNLSVAQEGNGYTLAATAGSLTGASSASFNVVDDVAPAVPVLSQGATTASSIVVRWTAVGDDGDLGTVTSQELRYSTSNIVTDADFAAATQVTTGAPQAAGSPESVTLSGLTPSSTYYVALKVTDNVGNTVRSATLPVSTDNPVVTQLAFLTQPADGTAGSNLAQVRLALQDADGNTVTSANSAVTLSLLNGPVYTASTIAVNGVATFSTLRVDTAGSGYRFQASSGSLPTVQSNAFAIQPAPGASLELVGLSLPQTAGTPGTVKLTVHDAFNNVATGYLGTVHFTSSDAQAVLPADYTFSATDMGTAEFSVELRTAGPQSVTVSGTQSVTGATLPWGIIEAGEPQQLAFSVQPVNGSVRTPLAEVAVVLKDAFGNNTTAFSPTVTLGLSGGNPTAALSGTQNADPSNGVASFGDLSIDQEGTGFRLEAIAPGLTGASSAPFNIVDGIAPGVAIIAATVTSTSSATVTWTAVGDDADLGTAASYDLRYASAAITTEAQFAAATRFNIPPPKATGEAESALVTGLDLSSEVFFALKVIDGAGNASGLSNSPKVGGDPCSGVTCTPPANSCTANGRTVVSYTSACVDSGGVGVCQDTPSPVTTCQSYETCSAGACVPVTAASQAGRIIFSEFNTLGAEYIELRNTTNAPIDVHGFTLRNLAGEEVDVRAITDPNGTAGTPVEVPANGVLYGIPNPSGAIPVGTGFVYGAPGTTWAMADSGDALALYAAPAGNLEDALDFRAFATDPNVPLTAVQFVGFAGNTTQLDSDVVTAAGNDTAINWCVSFYGHGVRGSRVTNTLGALNGSCKVAVINEAIIDGPGADDQKTFVEIAGPGGSVIGGAKITDVEGTTAPTGGLNADGNLGTGETDGEFVIPAGRRIPVDGILLVADANAAVTTTQVPGFTPGVDVLARDMDMEDGGGDVIQLVSASGTLLDTLGHDLTSVSWTNNTAYNGLPMYETATALYTPLPSATWAASIARSPQSTDSGHNRNDFHIDPSPTPGQPNDVVNFTVTGMTPDDGPATAGALNITVTGTDFSPGSSAPTQFASLSATFGQNGSRPCTVVSSTQATCTAVSNRLNAVEKVDVTFTNSPVVGVPDVVLSQAFTYTGNENETNSGNEADFCNLQSPASIIVAANSASPVIYGQLYEAGITEQPGPPGGWIAEVGYGNASTDPRSNNTWRFFPASYNPSHQSNNDEFMGTFVAPSYSLTTPNNYAFTFRFSVDNGMRWTYCDLNGAGTNTGLTFESTQLGTMTVTQ; this comes from the coding sequence ATGGCATCTCTGTCCCTCCCCCTGCGCTGGTGGCTCCAACTCGTGGTGCTCGCGCTGGGCATCTCGGTCGTTGGCTGCGGCGGTGGAGATACTCCCACGCCCATCTTCCCCCAGAAGGAGCTGCCGGACGCGGCCCGCTCGAAGGTGGAGGTGAGCCGCGCCGCCAACGTGACGGCCAACGGCAAGGACTCCGTCACCATCACCGTCACCGTCGTGAAGGAGGACGGCTCGGCGATGGCCGACCGCACGGTGCGGCTGGAGGTGAGCGGCGAGGGCAACACGCTGACGCCCCCCAGCGGCCTGACCAACGCGCAGGGAGTCATGATGGCGACGCTGGTGTCCAGCGGCGTGGGCTCCAAGCGGGTGACGGCCTCGGTGGATGACGATGGCGGCCCGGTGACGCTCACCGCCCGGCCGACGATCGACTTCGTGCCCCCGGTGGCCACGAAGCTGGCCTTCGGCGCCGCGAGCCTCCAGGCCATTGCCGGCGCGCCGGTGGGCCCGATGCTGGAGGTGATCCTCCAGGACGCGGACGGCAACAGGGCCTCCGGCAACACCGGCGCCGTGACGCTGGAGCTGGCCAGCGCCCCCGAGGGAGCGCAGCTCGAGGGCACCCTGACGGTCAACGCCGTGGACGGCGTGGCGCGCTTCACCGACGTCGTCAGCATCAAGAAGGCCGGCGAGGGCTACTCGCTGCGCGCCACCTCCGGCTTGCTCACCGCGGCCACCAGCGCCACCTTCGCCGTGGTGCCCGCGGCGCCCTCCGTGCTGGAGCTGAGCGGTCAGCCCCTCAGCATGCCCGCCGGCGGATCGTTCAGCATGCGGGTGAAGGTGAAGGACGCCTTCTCCAACCTGGCCACCAACTACACGGGCACGCTGCGCTTCAGCTCCACGGATGCCAGCGCGGGGCTGCCGCCGGACACGGCCTTCACCGCCGCGGACGCCGGGGAGAAGGCCTTCACGAACGTGTCCCTCCACCGCGCCGGCAGTCAGCAGCTGACGGTGACGGACTCGGCCAACGCGGCCCTCACCACCTCGGCCACCGTGCAGGTGGTGGCGGGCGCGGCCTCCAGGCTCGCCTTCACCCAGCAGCCCGGCAACCGCTCCGTGCGCGCCGCGCTCGGGCCGGTGGCCGTGGCCATCACCGATGGCTTCGGCAACGTCATCGCCGTCTCCTCGCCCTCCATCACCGTGGCCCTCACCCCGGCCAGCGGGGGGCTCGGCGGGACGACGACGGTGGCCCCCGTGGACGGCGTGGCCACCTTCTCCAACCTGAGCGTCGCCCAGGAGGGCAACGGCTACACCCTGGCCGCCACCGCCGGCTCGCTCACCGGCGCCTCCAGCGCCTCCTTCAATGTCGTGGATGACGTGGCCCCGGCGGTGCCCGTGCTCTCCCAGGGCGCCACCACGGCCAGCTCCATCGTCGTGCGGTGGACCGCCGTGGGCGATGACGGCGACCTGGGCACCGTGACGAGCCAGGAGCTGCGCTACTCCACCTCCAACATCGTCACGGACGCGGACTTCGCCGCCGCCACGCAGGTGACGACGGGCGCGCCCCAGGCGGCCGGCAGCCCGGAGTCCGTCACCCTCTCCGGGCTCACCCCGAGCTCCACCTACTACGTGGCCCTGAAGGTGACGGACAACGTGGGCAACACGGTGCGCTCGGCCACCCTGCCGGTGTCCACCGACAACCCCGTCGTCACCCAGCTCGCCTTCCTCACCCAGCCGGCGGACGGCACCGCGGGCTCCAACCTGGCCCAGGTGCGCCTGGCCCTGCAGGACGCCGACGGCAACACCGTCACCTCGGCCAACTCCGCCGTCACCCTGAGCCTGCTCAACGGCCCTGTGTACACCGCCTCGACGATCGCGGTGAATGGCGTGGCCACCTTCAGCACCCTGCGCGTGGACACCGCGGGCTCGGGCTACCGCTTCCAGGCCTCCTCCGGCTCGCTGCCCACGGTGCAGAGCAACGCGTTCGCCATCCAGCCGGCCCCCGGCGCCAGCCTCGAGCTGGTCGGCCTGTCGCTCCCCCAGACGGCCGGCACACCCGGCACCGTGAAGCTCACCGTGCATGACGCCTTCAACAACGTGGCCACCGGCTACCTGGGCACCGTCCACTTCACCTCCTCGGACGCCCAGGCGGTGCTGCCGGCGGACTACACCTTCTCGGCCACCGACATGGGCACCGCGGAGTTCTCCGTGGAGCTGCGCACCGCGGGCCCGCAGAGCGTCACCGTGTCCGGCACGCAGTCCGTCACCGGGGCCACCCTCCCGTGGGGCATCATCGAGGCGGGCGAGCCGCAGCAGCTCGCCTTCTCCGTGCAGCCGGTGAATGGCTCGGTCCGCACGCCGCTCGCCGAGGTGGCCGTGGTGCTCAAGGACGCCTTCGGCAACAACACCACCGCCTTCAGCCCCACCGTGACGCTGGGGCTGTCCGGCGGCAACCCCACCGCCGCGCTGAGCGGCACGCAGAACGCGGATCCGTCCAATGGCGTGGCCTCCTTCGGAGACCTGTCCATCGACCAGGAGGGCACCGGCTTCCGGCTGGAGGCCATCGCCCCGGGCCTCACCGGAGCCTCGAGCGCCCCCTTCAACATCGTGGACGGCATTGCTCCGGGCGTGGCCATCATCGCCGCGACCGTGACGTCCACCAGCAGCGCCACCGTCACCTGGACGGCGGTGGGCGATGACGCCGACCTGGGCACGGCGGCCAGCTACGACCTGCGCTACGCCTCCGCGGCCATCACCACCGAGGCCCAGTTCGCCGCCGCCACGCGCTTCAACATCCCCCCGCCCAAGGCGACCGGGGAGGCGGAGTCGGCGCTCGTCACCGGCCTGGACCTGAGCTCCGAGGTCTTCTTCGCGCTCAAGGTCATCGACGGCGCGGGCAACGCCAGCGGCCTGTCCAACAGCCCCAAGGTGGGCGGAGACCCGTGCTCGGGCGTGACGTGCACGCCGCCGGCCAACAGCTGCACCGCCAACGGCCGCACGGTGGTGAGCTACACCTCCGCCTGCGTGGACTCCGGCGGGGTGGGCGTGTGCCAGGACACCCCGAGCCCGGTGACGACGTGCCAGTCCTACGAGACGTGCAGCGCCGGGGCCTGCGTGCCGGTGACGGCGGCCAGCCAGGCCGGCCGCATCATCTTCAGCGAGTTCAACACGCTGGGCGCCGAGTACATCGAGCTGCGCAACACCACCAACGCCCCCATCGACGTGCACGGCTTCACCCTGCGCAACCTCGCGGGCGAGGAGGTGGACGTGCGCGCCATCACCGACCCGAACGGCACCGCCGGCACGCCGGTGGAGGTGCCCGCAAATGGCGTGCTCTACGGCATCCCCAACCCCTCCGGAGCCATCCCCGTGGGCACCGGCTTCGTCTACGGCGCGCCCGGCACCACGTGGGCCATGGCCGACAGCGGGGATGCGCTGGCCCTGTATGCCGCTCCGGCGGGCAACCTGGAGGACGCGCTGGACTTCCGCGCCTTCGCCACCGACCCGAACGTGCCGCTGACCGCCGTCCAGTTCGTCGGCTTCGCGGGCAACACCACCCAGCTCGACTCGGACGTCGTCACGGCGGCCGGCAACGACACTGCCATCAACTGGTGCGTGAGCTTCTATGGCCACGGCGTGAGGGGCTCGCGCGTCACCAACACCCTGGGCGCGCTCAACGGCAGCTGCAAGGTGGCCGTCATCAACGAGGCCATCATCGATGGCCCCGGCGCGGATGATCAGAAGACGTTCGTGGAGATCGCCGGCCCGGGTGGCTCCGTCATCGGCGGGGCGAAGATCACCGACGTGGAGGGCACCACGGCTCCGACGGGCGGGCTCAACGCGGATGGCAACCTGGGGACGGGCGAGACGGACGGCGAGTTCGTCATCCCCGCGGGCCGGCGCATCCCCGTGGACGGCATCCTCCTCGTGGCCGACGCCAACGCGGCGGTGACCACCACCCAGGTGCCGGGCTTCACGCCGGGCGTGGACGTGCTGGCCCGGGACATGGACATGGAGGATGGCGGCGGAGACGTCATCCAGCTCGTCTCCGCCTCGGGGACGCTGCTCGACACGCTGGGGCATGACTTGACGAGCGTGAGCTGGACCAACAACACGGCCTACAACGGACTGCCCATGTACGAGACGGCCACGGCGCTGTACACGCCCTTGCCCTCGGCCACCTGGGCGGCGTCCATCGCCCGCTCCCCGCAGAGCACGGACAGCGGCCACAACCGCAACGACTTCCACATCGATCCGAGCCCCACGCCGGGCCAGCCCAACGACGTGGTGAACTTCACGGTGACGGGCATGACTCCGGATGACGGGCCGGCCACGGCGGGCGCTCTCAACATCACGGTCACCGGAACGGACTTCTCGCCCGGCTCCAGCGCCCCCACCCAGTTCGCCAGCCTGTCGGCGACGTTCGGCCAGAACGGCTCGCGGCCCTGCACCGTCGTGTCGTCCACCCAGGCCACCTGCACCGCCGTCTCCAACCGGCTCAACGCCGTGGAGAAGGTGGACGTGACGTTCACCAACTCACCCGTCGTCGGTGTGCCCGACGTGGTGCTGAGCCAGGCCTTCACCTACACGGGCAACGAGAACGAGACGAACAGCGGGAACGAGGCCGACTTCTGCAACCTCCAGAGCCCCGCCAGCATCATCGTCGCGGCGAATTCGGCGTCGCCGGTGATCTACGGGCAGCTCTACGAGGCGGGCATCACCGAGCAGCCGGGACCGCCCGGTGGCTGGATCGCCGAGGTGGGCTACGGCAACGCCAGCACCGACCCGAGGAGCAACAACACCTGGCGCTTCTTCCCGGCGAGCTACAACCCGTCGCACCAGAGCAACAATGACGAGTTCATGGGCACGTTCGTGGCGCCCAGCTACTCGCTGACTACCCCCAACAACTACGCGTTCACGTTCCGCTTCAGCGTCGACAACGGGATGCGGTGGACCTACTGCGACCTGAACGGAGCGGGCACCAACACCGGGCTCACGTTCGAGTCCACCCAGCTCGGGACGATGACCGTCACCCAGTAG